In Colletotrichum higginsianum IMI 349063 chromosome 3, whole genome shotgun sequence, a genomic segment contains:
- a CDS encoding ATP-dependent DNA helicase PIF1 — protein sequence MLAANIPVTPDKRGHARNGSLPTPDSKRQRRAPEPGPEYISLVSGDEEEYTSPNYRATPHNGSCSAYFPQEATPSSSAADAADRVSDRVDRLMADYTRNIPRQLYGKKAKYYVVWKGHQCGIFLDWSTCQAQVTGFKGNKYQSTTTYEAAVAILRQGLYERLEQSHEALRHHLRDETPYETPKEPLYEMRNEVRNEPCEPPKQMRNEPSNKPPYEPRNGIPNEPRNEPTYEPTYGPTYEPPKGPSQESPLYEPPKELRNEPRNETRVEILTPEPSRHAQDPSPPPPELTPPATNAAVAAPPTPTTSPEAGKAELPREPVLCKEQQNALDLAVQGRNLFITGSGGCGKSVLVKAIHKKLLAMDKVVHILAPTGQAALNIGGRTIFNYAAWVPEYMRKSLNDFIKASRRKRTWERLIKTQVLIIDEISMVENQVFERLSRIMAHIRCEADEGSSAPFGGVQIIVVGDFCQLPPVKPFRNCLTCGTPMVCTGTAPTGIWYTCPGEDDHGVFREEDKWAFKAPEWNRCNFIYVQLTKIHRQQDEEFVRILQKCRLGEDLEAADRRLLLQHPSEVENGTRLYCLRDAVKDYNEEEFARLKGRVREYWALDQFRYRYLYGSGEEARGEIEDVSDPPRDMITEDEFEKHTIYKDPTGRAPTSRKELKSLEDHRYHHCLALKLHMPVILLSNINLEAGLCNGSQGVICGFVPASGPKTLTEPQESDYKKDKRAYQAALEKYKRSLMAPRLDTFGEPQQKNYGGDEDGFQSAKQRYDQNRVYLRNNGGELLLPEVRFANGLRRVIGPDTTVNWVGTKSPYSFLSRTQIPLVPGWALTIHKSQSLSLDRVIVKLASVFEKGQAYVALSRARSLRGLRIDGTSEAELVKGLQLDAEVRRFLQAFNDRIAWQESVASTTSIVRELSPDLPGSPDLPELPGSPETFGLIDE from the exons ATGTTGGCCGCAAATATCCCAG TCACGCCCGACAAACGCGGCCACGCACGGAACGGATCGCTGCCGACACCGGATTCGAAGCGCCAACGACGCGCGCCTGAACCCGGGCCCGAATACATCAGCCTCGTATCTGGCGATGAAGAGGAGTACACCAGTCCCAATTACCGCGCGACGCCGCACAACGGGTCGTGTTCGGCGTACTTCCCACAAGAGGCCACCCCATCATCGtctgccgccgacgcggcgGATCGGGTCAGCGACCGGGTGGACAGGTTGATGGCGGATTACACGCGAAACATTCCTCGCCAACTATACGGCAAGAAGGCAAAGTACTACGTGGTCTGGAAAGGCCACCAGTGCGGCATCTTCCTAGACTGGAGCACGTGTCAGGCGCAGGTCACTGGCTTCAAGGGCAACAAAT ACCAGTCCACCACGACCTACGAAGCTGCT GTCGCCATTCTGCGCCAAGGGCTCTACGAACGGTTGGAGCAGTCGCACGAGGCTCTGCGTCACCACCTGCGCGACGAAACGCCCTACGAAACGCCCAAAGAACCGCTCTACGAAATGCGTAATGAAGTACGCAACGAGCCCTGCGAACCGCCCAAACAAATGCGCAACGAACCGTCCAACAAACCGCCCTACGAACCGCGTAATGGAATACCCAACGAACCGCGCAACGAACCGACCTATGAGCCGACCTACGGACCGACCTACGAACCGCCCAAAGGACCGTCTCAAGAGTCACCACTCTACGAACCGCCCAAAGAATTGCGCAACGAACCGCGTAACGAAACGAGGGTCGAGATACTCACGCCGGAGCCGTCCCGGCACGCGCAAGATCCTTCCCCCCCGCCACCGGAACTCACACCCCCCGCgaccaacgccgccgtcgcagcgccgccgacgccgactaCCAGCCCGGAGGCTGGGAAGGCGGAACTGCCCCGGGAACCCGTTCTCTGCAAGGAACAGCAAAACGCCCTGGATCTTGCCGTCCAAGGGCGCAACCTCTTCATCACTGG GTCGGGCGGTTGCGGCAAATCGGTCCTCGTCAAGGCCATACACAAAAAGCTCTTGGCCATGGACAAGGTCGTCCACATCCTCGCACCCACCGGCCAGGCTGCTCTCAACATCGGAGGTAGAACGATCTTCAATTACGCCGCCTGGGTACCTGAATACATGCGAAAGTCACTCAACGATTTTATCAAAGCGTCGCGTCGTAAGCGCACCTGGGAGCGGCTCATAAAGACCCAGGTCCTCATCATTGACGAGATCAGCATGGTCGAAAATCAAGTCTTCGAACGCCTTAGCAGAATCATGGCCCACATTAGGTGTGAGGCAGATGAGGGCTCTTCGGCGCCTTTTGGAGGTGTGCAGATCATTGTTGTCGGCGATTTTTGTCAATTGCCCCCAGTGAAGCCGTTTAGGAACTGCTTGACTTGTGGCACACCGATGGTCTGCACAGGGACCGCACCGACGGGCATCTGGTACACTTGTCCTGGAGAAGACGACCACGGCGTCTTCCGGGAGGAGGACAAGTGGGCATTCAAGGCCCCGGAATGGAATCGGTGCAATTTCATATACGTCCAGCTGACCAAGATCCATCGGCAGCAGGATGAAGAGTTTGTCAGGATTCTTCAGAAGTGCCGGCTGGGCGAGGACCTTGAGGCGGCCGACAGGAGGCTTCTCCTCCAACACCCGAGCGAGGTCGAGAATGGGACTCGGCTGTACTGCCTTCGGGACGCTGTCAAAGATTACAACGAAGAGGAATTTGCAAGGCTCAAAGGCAGGGTGCGAGAGTACTGGGCTCTTGACCAGTTCCGCTACCGCTACCTCTACGGATCTGGCGAAGAAGCACGGGGCGAAATTGAGGATGTGAGCGACCCGCCTAGGGACATGATCACCGAAGACGAATTTGAAAAGCACACG ATATATAAAGATCCTACAGGTCGAGCGCCGACTTCACGGAAAGAGTTGAAGTCTCTTGAAGACCACCGCTACCATCACTGCTTGGCGCTCAAGCTTCACATGCCTGTCATCTTGCTCTCCAAT ATCAACTTGGAGGCAGGACTCTGTAACGGTAGCCAGGGCGTCATTTGCGGATTTGTGCCGGCCTCCGGACCGAAAACTTTGACAGAGCCGCAGGAGAGCGACTACAAAAAAGATAAAAGGGCATACCAGGCCGCCTTGGAAAAATACAAAAGGTCCTTGATGGCACCCCGGTTAGACACTTTTGGAGAGCCACAGCAGAAAAACTACGgaggcgacgaagacggctTTCAATCCGCCAAGCAGAGATATGATCAGAATCGAGTCTACCTGCGTAACAACGGAGGCGAACTCCTTC TCCCCGAGGTCAGGTTCGCCAACGGCCTGCGCCGCGTCATCGGTCCGGACACCACAGTCAACTGGGTCGGCACGAAGTCCCCCTACAGTTTCCTGTCGCGGACGCAGATCCCTCTGGTTCCGGGCTGGGCCTTGACCATCCACAAGAGCCAGAGCCTATCTCTGGACCgcgtcatcgtcaagctAGCCTCCGTCTTCGAGAAGGGGCAGGCCTACGTGGCGCTGAGCCGAGCACGGTCTCTCCGGGGCCTCAGGATAGATGGAACCAGCGAGGCGGAGCTGGTGAAGGGTCTCCAACTCGATGCGGAGGTGAGGAGGTTCCTGCAGGCGTTCAACGATAGGATAGCGTGGCAAGAATCCGTCGCGAGCACAACGTCGATTGTCCGTGAACTCTCGCCGGACCTGCCGGGATCGCCGGACTTGCCGGAATTGCCGGGCTCGCCGGAGACGTTTGGATTGATTGATGAATGA
- a CDS encoding FAD binding domain-containing protein, translating to MSFKKLLWLPLWLSLCVAGSDAAVVKRVDVKSVLSDPANKWSKKTTLSFPDSAAFIGATERWTVFNPPTYTAAISPATEKDVIKIVNLAASNNIPFLATGGRHGYTTTVGDLDNGLAIDLSLLNDIKINKGQKTLTVGPGVRVNEILDLVHKAGFFLQTGTAYCPSVIGVALGGGVGRFTGLYGLMIDDLVSVRIVTANGTVLEASKKTNADLFWGIRGAGANFGIITSATFNVHPLLNKGNIFTTDLIFPANMTSAFFKAVETYSGRMPAEMAGIAIQVYDPAVGQSQVMTNWIYVGPEADARRVLAPILDLRPPYAVSSNVPANKLINSTFSGFGAAVCQEGVIRDIYSVNVRNYSAATWDKTFDKMARFFEDHPGGRGSALQYELYPNQAMASVSKDATAWPWRETTGYL from the exons ATGTCTTTCAAGAAGTTGCTGTGGCTGCCGCTCTGGCTCTCACTCTGTGTGGCCGGGTCAGATGCGGCCGTCGTGAAACGGGTGGATGTCAAGTCCGTCCTGTCGGATCCAGCCAACAAATGGTCCAAGAAGACGACGTTGTCGTTCCCCGACTCTGCAGCTTTCATCGGCGCTACCGAGAGGTGGACCGTCTTCAACCCCCCAACCTACACGGCCGCCATCAGCCCCGCCACGGAGAAGGATGTCATCAAGATT GTGAACCTTGCGGCATCCAACAACATCCCTTTCCTTGCAACGGGAGGGCGTCATGGctacaccaccaccgtcggcgacctcgacaaCGGTCTTGCCATCGACCTGAGCCTTCTCAACGACATCAAGATCAACAAGGGCCAGAAGACCTTGACAGTCGGGCCCGGCGTTAGGGTGAACGAGATCTTGGACCTCGTCCACAAGGCAGGATTCTTCCTTC AAACCGGAACAGCCTACTGCCCAAGCGTCATCGGTGTGgcactcggcggcggcgtcggccggtTCACGGGCCTGTACGGCCTGATgatcgacgacctcgtctcGGTGCGCATCGTCACGGCCAACGGGACGGTTCTCGAGGCCTCCAAGAAGACAAACGCGGACCTGTTCTGGGGCATCCGCGGGGCGGGCGCCAACTTTGGCATCATCACGTCGGCCACCTTCAACGTGCACCCGCTGCTCAACAAGGGCAACATCTTCACGACGGACCTCATCTTCCCGGCCAACATGACGtcggccttcttcaaggCGGTCGAGACGTACAGCGGCCGCAtgccggccgagatggccggcatcgccatcCAGGTCTACGACCCGGCCGTGGGCCAGTCGCAGGTCATGACCAACTGGATCTACGTCggccccgaggccgacgcgCGCCGCGTGCTGGCGCCCATCCTCGACCTCCGCCCGCCGTACGCCGTGTCGTCCAACGTGCCGGCCAACAAGCTCATCAACTCGACCTTTagcggcttcggcgccgccgtgtgCCAGGAGGGCGTCATCCGCGACATCTACAGCGTCAACGTGCGCAACTACAGCGCCGCCACGTGGGACAAGACGTTCGACAAGATGGCGCGCTTCTTCGAGGACCAcccgggcggccgcggcagcgCGCTGCAGTACGAGCTCTACCCGAACCAGGCCATGGCGTCCGTCTCCAAGGACgcgacggcctggccgtGGAGAGAGACCACTGGATACTTGTGA
- a CDS encoding Cupin, whose protein sequence is MAVDELVNPASGSVRTSHPVQGLPRVVRHITGHNAEGKSIFLSTDVGDHHRDLGDKSAISNIVYSTNQVPVELNGDVDVKYARENEPGITVKGGSVCRMIDFGPGAVSPMHRVNSIDYAIVLEGVFKMILDSGEERIMQRGDIAIQRATAHRWINVTGNGLLAARMLFVLLDVNDVHVAGDKVEGYLGELGKDYAGLPGHEKAENDKVEVQVSEKQPVVPVAVELNGTSGDYYDSEF, encoded by the exons ATGGCTGTCGACGAGCTTGTCAACCCGGCCTCCGGCTCCGTCCGCACATCACACCCCGTCCAAGGGCTCCCCCGCGTCGTGCGCCACATCACCGGCCATAACGCCGAGGGCAAGTCCATCTTCCTGTCCACCGACGTGGGCGACCACCACCGCGACCTGGGCGACAAGtcggccatctccaacatTGTCTACTCGACCAACCAGGTTCCCGTGGAGCTCAACGGCGACGTGGACGTCAAGTACGCCCGCGAAAACGAG CCCGGCATCACCGTCAAGGGCGGCTCCGTCTGCCGCATGATCGACTTcggccccggcgccgtctcGCCCATGCACCGCGTCAACAGCATCGACTACGCAATCGTGCTCGAGGGCGTCTTCAAGATGATCCTCGACTCGGGCGAGGAGCGCATCATGCAGCGCGGCGACATCGCCATCCAGCGCGCCACCGCCCACCGCTGGATCAACGTCACCGGCAACGGCCTGCTGGCCGCCCGCATGCTCTTCGTCCTGCTCGACGTCAACGACGtccacgtcgccggcgacaaggtcgagggctacctcggcgagctgggcaAGGACTACGCCGGGCTCCCCGGCcacgagaaggccgagaacgACAAGGTCGAGGTCCAGGTCTCCGAGAAGCAGCCCGTCGTGCCTGTGGCCGTTGAGCTGAATGGGACATCTGGTGATTACTACGATAGCGAATTCTAG
- a CDS encoding Cytochrome P450, with product MSFPGSSCLTLPAFLILISVILWQLSKVGSRPKNYPPGPPTLPLIGNLHQIPQEKRHLQFEKWAREYGPVYSLMLGTKVMIVLSSDLAIKDLVDKRGAIYSSRPEMYIGQDILSNSLRILFMPNHDVWKMARKMAHRVLNVSAARTYVPYQDLENKAMLLGFLESPGDFINHLRRYSASLTTQMTFGFRTTSIHNPDFKEAFDIFDRSSELIGSRMAGLLDLLPTLRRLPDFLLPIKKEGKEIHQREMSLFRRLFNQAKQGLRDGSAKPCVCVDLVKEQKEEGLSDELAAYLGGSLLQAGSETTSSILVGFVQAMVIFPDVAKAAQEELDRVCGDRMPDLNDVPSLPYIRACAKESLRWMPGFMLGIPHAVTQDDTYLGYHIPAGAMVILNVWAVHNDPKRHPNPRQFDPLRYIDDKQTSIDASNNPDATRRDHFVFGAGRRKCQGMHIADRSLFLAISRLLWAFDFQRAVDRETGREIVPDMDDLAEGVMMLPKPFEAKLGPRSASKAECVRREWADMERLLDEKAQWKEVPEGLIWKDEQEIEGL from the exons ATGTCATTCCCAGGCAGCAGCTGTCTAACGCTCCCGGCTTTTCTCATCTTGATATCCGTCATCCTCTGGCAACTGAGCAAGGTTGGCAGCAGGCCCAAGAACTATCCCCCAGGGCCGCCCACTCTGCCTCTCATCGGCAACCTGCACCAGATCCCGCAGGAGAAGCGGCACCTGCAGTTCGAGAAATGGGCGAGGGAGTATGGGCCGGTTTACTCGCTCATGCTGGGCACCAAGGTCATGATCGTGCTGAGCTCGGACTTGGCCATCAAGGACCTGGTGGACAAGCGAGGCGCCATCTACTCTTCCAGGCCTGAGATGTACATTGGCCAGGATATCCTGAGCAACAGTCTGCGGATTCTTTTCATG CCGAACCACGATGTGTGGAAAATGGCCCGGAAGATGGCTCACCGGGTCCTGAACGTATCTGCTGCGCGGACCTACGTCCCGTATCAAGACCTGGAAAACAAGGCGATGCTTCTGGGGTTCCTGGAGAGCCCTGGTGACTTCATCAATCACCTCCGTCGATACTCGGCATCCCTGACCACGCAGATGACCTTTGGCTTCCGGACCACGAGCATTCACAACCCGGACTTCAAGGAAGCATTCGAC ATTTTTGACCGGAGCTCCGAGTTGATCGGGTCACGG ATGGCCGGGCTTCTGGACCTACTGCCAACACTGAGGCGCTTGCCTGACTTTCTTCTGCCCATCaaaaaggaaggaaaagagatTCATCAACGAGAGATGAGCCTCTTTCGACGTCTCTTCAACCAGGCCAAGCAGGGACTGCGAGACGGCTCGGCCAAG CCATGCGTCtgcgtcgacctcgtcaaggagCAAAAGGAAGAGGGGCTGtccgacgagctcgccgcgTATCTGGGGGGGTCACTGCTGCAGGCCGGGTCCGAAACGACGTCCAGCATCCTGGTCGGCTTCGTCCAGGCGATGGTCATCTTCCCTGACGTGGCCAAGGCCGCGCAGGAAGAGCTGGACCGTGTCTGCGGCGACCGCATGCCGGATCTGAACGACGTCCCCAGCCTCCCCTACATCCGGGCGTGCGCGAAGGAGAGCCTCCGGTGGATGCCCGGGTTCATGCTGGGCATCCCGCATGCCGTTACGCAGGATGACACGTACTTGGGCTACCACATACCCGCGGGTGCCATGGTGATCTTGAATGTCTG GGCTGTCCACAACGACCCCAAGAGACACCCGAACCCGCGGCAGTTTGATCCCCTGCGGTACATCGACGACAAGCAGACGTCCATCGACGCGTCCAACAACCCGGACGCCACCCGGCGGGACCACTTCGTCTTTGGCGCGGGCCGGCGCAAGTGCCAGGGCATGCACATCGCGGACCGGTCGCTGTTCCTGGCCATCTCGCGTCTCCTCTGGGCCTTCGACTTCCAGAGGGCCGTCGACCGGGAGACCGGCCGGGAGATCGTGCCGGACATGgacgacctggccgagggcgtcatGATGCTCCCCAAGCCGTTCGAGGCCAAGCTCGGTCCGAGAAGCGCGTCCAAGGCCGAGTGCGTGAGGCGGGAATGGGCCGACATGGAGAGGCTTCTTGACGAGAAGGCGCAGTGGAAGGAGGTCCCTGAGGGTTTGATCTGGAAGGACGAGCAGGAAATCGAGGGATTGTAG
- a CDS encoding Binuclear zinc transcription factor, producing the protein MSTVFESGFAVGQVVDEGVNDTFKSGQRLRQQPGNACEECRRKRIRCDRGTPQCVACANAGVKCVVRSTCAPRGPKKGHLRTLQKQIEELQNRFKEQREEQAAAADQHHGELPSEKAPNSDRDGEDVGSDCYPSIEFTPIGSASDIMGQFGDMPCWSPDEIGMENLLPNFMFSGFLVDSQQADGPAQGPSQILQEIGVHPNSMACADLDQLYFDRVHPFAPILQESRYSSWSKRPDKTKPQICLQYAMWTLAASLSTQFQLERRSLYNEARQLLVALEAENQANHINPSCLSIEQVQAWILLVIYELTNTDCNYQRGILSAGRAFRLVQMMRLYEVDGPGFEHSGQWHDQSDWVNIESMRRTFWLAYTVDRFTSAIDGLPLAFNERQILTRLPAPEVNFLSGRPATMCFLSDVMNGLDEDRTPDNVWPFTKSIVIATICGRALEHKYFLPHADRNQDVTYDYRHHFQSSQSLNALLTQHIKLLSKHVSLASERPDPVLIFVALIAHMVVFVLSETMESTPQFSESQAPSQGQGQGQQQQQQQQQQQGAQEADALVLEHKRRSLELVHKLNALTATLAQLNHFRTHPLTPIPLLLSARFCLARTGLDDTYGTFLPLVTSALQRLKKSNGLAQMCLQRLGLEREVAGLLQ; encoded by the exons ATGTCTACCGTTTTCGAAAGTGGGTTTGCCGTCGGCCAGGTCGtggacgagggcgtcaacGACACGTTCAAGTCGGGCCAGCGGCTACGGCAACAACCAGGCAATGCG TGTGAAGAATGTCGCCGGAAACGCATCCGCTGCGACAGAGGAACGCCGCAATGCGTGGCCTGCGCCAACGCCGGTGTCAAGTGTGTCGTGAGGAGTACCTGCGCTCCTCGAGGGCCCAAGAAGGGTCACCTCAGGACACTTCAGAAGCAAATAG AGGAGTTGCAAAACCGCTTCAAGGAACAGAGGGAAGAGCAGGCCGCGGCTGCGGACCAGCATCACGGCGAGCTGCCGTCGGAGAAGGCGCCCAACTCGGACagggacggcgaggacgtggGCAGCGATTGTTATCCCAGCATCGAGTTCACCCCCATCGGCTCCGCCTCCGACATAATGGGACAGTTCGGTGACATGCCCTGCTGGTCTCCCGACGAAATCGGCATGGAGAACCTGCTGCCCAACTTCATGTTTTCCGGATTCCTCGTCGACAGCCAGCAGGCCGACGGCCCGGCCCAGGGGCCATCACAGATCCTGCAAGAGATTGGTGTCCATCCCAATTCCATGGCCTGCGCCGATCT GGATCAGCTCTACTTCGATCGGGTTCACCCTTTTGCCCCCATCCTGCAGGAGTCTCGCTATTCGTCCTGGTCTAAACGACCAGACAAGACGAAGCCCCAGATATGCCTGCAATACGCCATGTGGACGCTGGCCGCCTCCCTCTCGACGCAGTTCCAGTTGGAACGACGCAGCCTCTACAACGAGGCCCGCCAGctgctcgtcgccctcgaggccgagaaccaGGCCAACCACATCAACCCGAGCTGCTTGTCCATCGAGCAGGTCCAGGCCTGGATCCTGCTGGTCATCTACGAGCTGACCAACACCGACTGCAACTACCAGCGCGGCATCCTGTCCGCCGGGAGAGCGTTCCGCCTCGTGCAGATGATGAGGCTGTACGAGGTCGACGGGCCCGGTTTCGAACACTCGGGCCAGTGGCACGATCAGAGTGACTGGGTCAACATCGAGTCCATGCGGCGTACGTTCTGGCTCGCATATACGGTCGACCGGTTCACCAGCGCCATTGACGGGTTGCCGCTGGCCTTCAACGAGAGACAG ATCCTCACCCGTCTGCCGGCGCCAGAGGTCAACTTCCTCAGCGGACGGCCCGCCACCATGTGCTTCCTCTCGGACGTCATGAACggactcgacgaggaccgGACGCCGGACAACGTGTGGCCCTTCACCAagtccatcgtcatcgccaccATCTGCGGCCGCGCCCTGGAGCACAAGTACTTCCTCCCGCACGCGGACCGCAACCAGGACGTCACCTACGACTACCGCCACCACTTCCAGTCGAGCCAGTCGCTGAACGCGCTTCTGACGCAGCACATCAAGCTGCTCTCCAAGCACGTCTCGCTCGCCTCCGAGAGGCCGGACCCCGTgctcatcttcgtcgccctcatcgcccACATGGTCGTCTTCGTGCTCTCCGAGACGATGGAGTCGACGCCGCAGTTCTCCGAGTCGCAGGCGCCGTCTCAGGGGCAGGGGCAgggccaacaacaacagcaacagcaacagcagcagcagggagCGCAGGAGGCGGACGCCTTGGTTCTGGAACACAAGCGGCGCTCGCTCGAGTTGGTGCATAAGCTGAACGCGCTGACGGCCACGCTCGCCCAGCTCAACCACTTCAGG ACGCATCCTCTCACGCCCATCCCGCTCCTGTTGAGTGCCAGATTCTGTCTGGCTCGTACCGGGCTGGATGACACCTACGGCACCTTTCTCCCGCTCGTCACCTCTGCGTTACAACGGCTCAAGAAGTCCAACGGGCTCGCGCAGATGTGTTTGCAGCGGTTAGGACTGGAACGTGAGGTGGCGGGTCTCCTTCAGTAA
- a CDS encoding Aromatic prenyltransferase codes for MAIPADVESPLRQVNQEIPSAAQDDAIFWWNALSQPMASLFQTNNYTAEQQLYYLRWFRQWIMPALGPQPNPADGKPHYGAWLTHDGSRLEYSLNWKEKKHEQTIRFTIEPASREAGTPADPLNQKAAKKLLTDMAKALDGVDLTRFDIFHDETRVPDDAADEIIAKNPPGAPLTGTWVAFDLERGAIVAKAYFLPHLKAIWSGIPTKTIVFDAIRRCNGPLGSYDAPIAALDAYLESFPAADAPQVVLLANDCVVDSPASRSKVYVHPSVPGSLAAAKDMFNLGGRLTGPATTKGLEAISDLWCLLFGLDRADPASEEKVVLPDGRKFLCVYEMRPTQEGQESQAGPDIEVKLHIPGWRLGKTDEEVNGLLEKWFSDHGHDDLAARYRADLASTFPKHNLGADSGTHTWISLTWTEKTGLYMTMYYTPKLPEFYFGGN; via the exons ATGGCCATCCCTGCCGACGTCGAGTCGCCTCTGCGTCAGGTCAACCAGGAGATCCCATCCGCCGCCCAAGACGATGCCATCTTCTGGTGGAACGCCCTGTCCCAGCCGATGGCCTCGCTCTTCCAGACCAACAACTACACCGCAGAGCAACAACTGTACTACCTCCGCTGGTTCCGGCAGTGGATCATGCCGGCCCTGGGCCCCCAGCCCAACccggccgacggcaagcctCACTACGGCGCCTGGCTCACCCACGACGGCTCGCGCCTCGAGTATAGCCTCAActggaaggagaagaagcacGAGCAGACGATCCGCTTCACCATCGAGCCGGCCTCGCGCGAGGCCGGCACGCCCGCCGACCCCCTGAACCAgaaggcggccaagaagctcctcACGGACATGgccaaggccctcgacggcgtcgacctcacGCGCTTCGACATCTTCCACGACGAGACCCGCGtgcccgacgacgccgccgacgagattATCGCCAAGAACCCGCCCGGCGCGCCCCTGACCGGCACCTGGGtcgccttcgacctcgagcgcggcgccatcgtcgccaaggccTACTTCCTGCCGCACCTCAAGGCCATCTGGAGCGGCATCCCCACAAAGACCATCGTCTTCGACGCCATCCGCCGGTGCAACGGGCCCCTCGGCTCCTACGACgcgcccatcgccgccctcgacgcctaCCTCGAGTCCTTCCCCGCCGCAGACGCGCCCCAGGTAGTGCTGCTGGCCAACGACTGCGTCGTCGACTCCCCGGCGTCCCGGTCCAAGGTCTACGTCCACCCGTCCGTCCCGGGCTccctcgctgccgccaaGGACATGTtcaacctcggcggccggctCACCGGCCCCGCCACCACCAAGGGTCTGGAGGCCATCAGCGACCTGTGGTgtctcctcttcggcctGGACCGCGCGGACCCCGCGTCGGAGGAGAAGGTTGTCCTGCCCGACGGCCGCAAGTTCCTCTGCGTCTACGAGATGAGGCCGACGcaggagggccaggagaGCCAGGCCGGGCCCGACATCGAGGTGAAGCTGCACATCCCGGGATGGCGCCTCGgcaagacggacgaggaagTCAACGGGCTGCTCGAGAAGTGGTTCTCCGACCACGGACACGATGACCTCGCCGCGAGGTACCGGGCCGACTTGGCCTCCACGTT CCCCAAGCACAACCTCGGCGCGGACAGTGGAACTCACACCTGGATCTCGCTCACCTGGACGGAGAAGACCGGTCTGTACATGACGATGTACTACACCCCGAAGCTTCCCGAGTTTTACTTTGGCGGCAACTAG
- a CDS encoding Acetyltransferase, with translation MPLTMRPATPADVPDLAAIYFSAFHDNPVAMACFPASSPACRDFIAASFTEEMADPRAHWLVVTDPDAPESPDQPIACAKWVRPAAAAAGEPNVHPPPAIDAWPKEGDPAFADRFFGGINRRHAEIMADVPHYYLELIVCRTEHQGKGAASPLLRWGCERADEDGLLAFLEAVPAARPVYERYGFRALDRLEVAAPGGGVVTQVFMLREGRAADDYGRVVTGLGKSE, from the coding sequence ATGCCGCTCACGATGCGCCCGGCCACCCCGGCCGACGTCCcggacctcgccgccatctaCTTCTCCGCCTTCCACGACAACCcggtggcgatggcctgcttcccggcgtcctcgcccgCGTGCCGCGActtcatcgccgcctccttcacggaggagatggccgacCCGCGCGCCCACTGGCTCGTCGTGACGGACCCGGACGCCCCGGAATCCCCCGACCAGCCCATCGCCTGCGCGAAATGGGTccgtcccgccgccgccgccgccggcgagcccAACGTCCACCCGCCCCCGGCCATCGACGCCTGGCCGAAAGAGGGCGACCCGGCCTTCGCCGACCGCTTCTTCGGCGGCATCAACCGGCGCCACGCCGAGATCATGGCCGACGTCCCGCATTACTACCTCGAGCTCATCGTCTGCCGGACCGAGCACCAGGGCAAGGGCGCCGCGAGCCCCTTGCTGCGCTGGGGCTGCGAGagggccgacgaggacggcctgctggccttcctcgaggccgtcccGGCGGCCCGCCCCGTCTACGAGCGGTACGGCTTCCGCGCGCTCGATCGGCTGGAAGTCGCGGCGCCGGGTGGCGGGGTCGTGACGCAGGTGTTCATGCTGAGGGAGGGCAGGGCCGCGGACGACTATGGGCGCGTCGTGACCGGGCTGGGCAAGTCGGAGTAG